One window from the genome of Oryctolagus cuniculus chromosome 1, mOryCun1.1, whole genome shotgun sequence encodes:
- the LOC100356929 gene encoding transmembrane protein 25 isoform X19, protein MALPPGPAALLHSLLLVPGLLSSVKPEITQVGAKYPENEGSGLLVVLFALVRANPPANVTWIDQDGPVTVNTSDFLVLDAQNYPWLTNHTVQLQLRSLPHNLSVVASNDVGVTSASLPAPGLLATRVEVPLLGIVVAGGLALGTLVGFSTLVACLVCRKEKTKGPSRRPSLISSDSNNLKLNNVRLPRENMSLPSNLQLNDLTPDCRAGKPADQQMAQNSSRPELLDPEPGGLLTSRGFIRLPMLGYIYRVSSVSSDEIWL, encoded by the exons ATGGCGctgcccccaggcccagctgccctcctgcACTCACTGCTGCTCGTGCCGGGCCTCCTGAGCTCAG TTAAGCCAGAGATCACCCAGGTTGGGGCCAAGTACCCGGAAAATGAGGGCTCAGGCCTCTTAGTTGTCCTGTTTGCCCTGGTGCGTGCCAACCCACCTGCCAATGTCACCTGGATCGACCAGGATGGGCCGGTGACTGTCAACACCTCCGACTTCCTGGTGCTAGACGCCCAGAACTACCCCTGGCTCACCAACCACACCGTGCAGCTGCAGCTCCGCAGCCTGCCGCACAACCTCTCGGTGGTGGCCAGCAACGATGTGGGAGTCACCAGTGCCTCGCTCCCGGCGCCCG ggctcctggccaCCCGGGTGGAAGTGCCACTGCTGGGCATCGTCGTGGCTGGGGGGCTTGCCCTGGGCACCCTAGTGGGGTTCAGCACCTTGGTGGCGTGCCTGGTCTGCAGGAAAGAGAAGACCAAAG GCCCCTCCCGGCGCCCATCTCTGATCTCTAG TGACTCCAACAACCTGAAACTCAACAACGTGCGCCTGCCGCGGGAGAACATGTCCCTCCCGTCCAACCTGCAGCTCAACGACCTCACTCCGGATTGCAGAG CAGGGAAACCAGCAGACCAGCAGATGGCTCAGAATAGCAGCCGGCCAGAGCTTCTGGACCCAGAGCCCGGCGGCCTCCTCACCAGCCGAG gcttcaTCCGCCTCCCAATGCTGGGCTACATCTATCGAGTGTCCAGCGTGAGCAGCGATGAGATCTGGCTCTGA
- the LOC100356929 gene encoding transmembrane protein 25 isoform X15, with product MALPPGPAALLHSLLLVPGLLSSVKPEITQVGAKYPENEGSGLLVVLFALVRANPPANVTWIDQDGPVTVNTSDFLVLDAQNYPWLTNHTVQLQLRSLPHNLSVVASNDVGVTSASLPAPGLLATRVEVPLLGIVVAGGLALGTLVGFSTLVACLVCRKEKTKGPSRRPSLISSDSNNLKLNNVRLPRENMSLPSNLQLNDLTPDCRGKPADQQMAQNSSRPELLDPEPGGLLTSREVLLPRASAVRAVHLLLGQGEVLRTSDQQRRGGTFPTRKTASIKAESEENSQALFGVWQAAGFCGPHLGTVDVRVLGWRQSSQMENLKSHAADLRLVALHLLTYLLPSEEPKR from the exons ATGGCGctgcccccaggcccagctgccctcctgcACTCACTGCTGCTCGTGCCGGGCCTCCTGAGCTCAG TTAAGCCAGAGATCACCCAGGTTGGGGCCAAGTACCCGGAAAATGAGGGCTCAGGCCTCTTAGTTGTCCTGTTTGCCCTGGTGCGTGCCAACCCACCTGCCAATGTCACCTGGATCGACCAGGATGGGCCGGTGACTGTCAACACCTCCGACTTCCTGGTGCTAGACGCCCAGAACTACCCCTGGCTCACCAACCACACCGTGCAGCTGCAGCTCCGCAGCCTGCCGCACAACCTCTCGGTGGTGGCCAGCAACGATGTGGGAGTCACCAGTGCCTCGCTCCCGGCGCCCG ggctcctggccaCCCGGGTGGAAGTGCCACTGCTGGGCATCGTCGTGGCTGGGGGGCTTGCCCTGGGCACCCTAGTGGGGTTCAGCACCTTGGTGGCGTGCCTGGTCTGCAGGAAAGAGAAGACCAAAG GCCCCTCCCGGCGCCCATCTCTGATCTCTAG TGACTCCAACAACCTGAAACTCAACAACGTGCGCCTGCCGCGGGAGAACATGTCCCTCCCGTCCAACCTGCAGCTCAACGACCTCACTCCGGATTGCAGAG GGAAACCAGCAGACCAGCAGATGGCTCAGAATAGCAGCCGGCCAGAGCTTCTGGACCCAGAGCCCGGCGGCCTCCTCACCAGCCGAG AGGTGCTCCTGCCCAGAGCCTCCGCGGTCAGAGCTGTCCATCTTCTGTTGGGGCAAGGAG AAGTGTTAAGGACCTCGGATCAGCAGAGACGGGGAGGGACATTTCCAACACGAAAAACAGCCTCCATAAAGGCTGAGTCAGAAGAGAACTCCCAAGCCCTGTTTGGAGTGTGGCAAGCAGCTGGGTTTTGCGGTCCACATCTGGGAACTGTGGACGTGAGGGTCTTGGGGTGGAGACAGAGCAGCCAAATGGAAAATCTAAAGAGCCACGCTGCAGATTTACGCTTGGTGGCACTTCATCTTCTCACGTATCTGTTACCCTCGGAAGAGCCGAAGAGGTGA